The Treponema sp. OMZ 790 genome includes the window TAAAGCTCTTGGTTCCCGAAAAAACTCTGACTCCGTCGGAATTGACGGCGTTTCCGTTTTGCACGAGTTCTTTTAAAAGTTCGTCGGCTTCGGCTGCCATGTCCTTCAAGTCGTCCGGAGTATAGGTTCCGTTTGCTCCCTGTACGGAAAGCTCCCTCAAACGGTGAATAACTTGTAGGGAGTTATTCATATAGGTTTCGGCCGACATATATTGATCGCGCAAGGTTTTTGTGTTTTTTTCGAACCTTTCGAGGCGGGCGAGGAAGGACTTGTACCTTACCGAGTGGCCTGCAGAAACAGGGTCGTCTCTAAGCTGGTTTATCCTTCGTTGAGACTGAATCTGATTGTTCAGATTGTGAAGCCTCGATTCCTGATTCCTCATCGAAAAATTGCTGTCCGTATGCTGAATATTTGTACTAATTCTTTTCATCATATTTTACTCCAAAAAGGCTAAACGCCCAACCTGTTTATAACGGTATCGATCATCTCGTTGATGACCGAAACAAACCTTGCAGATGCATTATATCCGTGCTGGAATTTGATAATATCCGATAGTTCTTCGTCTATGTTTACGCCCGACACGGAATCCCTCATATCGTGTAATTCCTTTACAATAGCTATCTGTGTATTTAAGGTCATTTCTGCCTGCTCGCCTTTTAGACCGATTTCGGTTACGGTGTCGGCAAAAAAGTCGTCAAAGGTGGCTGAGCGGCCTACCATAACAGGCGTATTTCTGATTGCGGCTATTGCAAGGGCTGCCCTATTGTCTCCCGGATAGGCGACACCTTCAGGGCCCTTATAACCTGCGGCTATATTTTGTATATCGCTTTTGATTACGGGGTTCATTTCCATCCAGCCTGAAGGATGGGCTATGGGAGAAACCGCATATTGGGCTCCGGCTAATACGTCAACAGCGTTTGTTCTTCCCCAGTCGTAGGCGCCTTCCGGCCCTGCCTGAGAAAGCACGCCCGAATAGCCTGCCAAAAATCTTCCCGAATCCTCGATATGTCTGATAACAAAGTCGGGGTTTTCCTTGTCGAGGCTGGTCATTCCCTTTAAAACCAGTTTATTGTTTTGATCGAGGTAGGCCGCTACCTCGGAACCGGATCTATTGATTCTTTCTACAAGGTCCGAAACCATGTCCGTCGAATAATAGGGAACCTGCACAAGGCCGTCTCCCGAAGAAAGGGTCAAAGTTCCTTCCAATCCTATTTGTTCTCGAGGATCAAGGATGTTTGTGCCCGTAATTCTAAAAATATAGGAAGAATCCTCTTCTCCGTCTCCGTTTCTGTCAAAGTTACCGAGGGTATTGTTTATAAAGTATTGCTCTTTAAAAAAGTCGATGCCTGTTTTTCCGTTGGGGCTCATGGCATTTCTGTGGACATCGTTTACCAGATCGACAAAGTTCATTGTCATGGTATCGAGTTTTCTGATTTCGTCCCGAATATCCACATCTCTCAGCTCAATCAAGGCTGCCAGTTTTCCCGATTCAAAATGAGCCAAGTTGCCTGAATCGGACCAAACCACATCAGCATATTTATCGTTTTCAAGCGAAGCCTTAAAGTCAAAGGTTCTGTGAGTTCTTCCCTGCACTATTTCCAAACCTGCGGTATGAATTACATAGGTTTCATCTTCATCCCTCTTATCTACGGAAATGTCTATGAGTGAGGCAAGTTTTTCGGTTAAAAGGTCTCTTTTATCCATTAAATCGTTGGGATTGTCTCCCATAGCCTTAACCTTAACTATCTCTTCGTTTAGTTTGGCTATACGGCCCGTTACGTCGTTTACCTGCTTTACGGTCGCTTCTATATCGCCGTGAACCATGTTCCTTATGCCCTGCAAGCCTCGGAACTGGTGATGAATGGCATCGGTTAAGGTTTCCGTTCGGGTACGCACAACCTGACGGGCAGCATCCGACTCAGGGTAGAGCGACAACTCCTGCCATGCTTCCCAAAATTGATCCATACGGCTTCTGACCGAAATATCTTCGGGTTCGTTATGAACTTGTTCTAAAAGTGCTATGTAGGAATTTCTTGTTTCCCAATAACCTAGGTCATCGGTAGTTCCGACTATTCTTTGGTCTAAAAGCTCATCCCGTAATCTGGTAATTGAACCTATGGTAACGCCCTGTCCTATTTGTCCCGGAGTTTCGGCTCTGGTTAAATCGGGTCTGTAAATGGGCTCAAAGGCTTCAAGATTTACTCTCTGCCTCGTATATCCCTTTGTTGAAGAATTCGAAATGTTATGGCCTGCCGTTTGAATCGACTGCCGGTGAGCAAACAAACTCCTTTTTCCTAATTCTATCGCATCAAATGTCGCCATCTATACCTCCATAAAAACTTTTTGCAGCAAATATCAGACCTTTGCAGTTCTGTTCTGCAAGGAAATTTTTCATCGTATCCGCTAAAGCGGATAGCGAATCAATTTGCGA containing:
- the flgK gene encoding flagellar hook-associated protein FlgK, producing MATFDAIELGKRSLFAHRQSIQTAGHNISNSSTKGYTRQRVNLEAFEPIYRPDLTRAETPGQIGQGVTIGSITRLRDELLDQRIVGTTDDLGYWETRNSYIALLEQVHNEPEDISVRSRMDQFWEAWQELSLYPESDAARQVVRTRTETLTDAIHHQFRGLQGIRNMVHGDIEATVKQVNDVTGRIAKLNEEIVKVKAMGDNPNDLMDKRDLLTEKLASLIDISVDKRDEDETYVIHTAGLEIVQGRTHRTFDFKASLENDKYADVVWSDSGNLAHFESGKLAALIELRDVDIRDEIRKLDTMTMNFVDLVNDVHRNAMSPNGKTGIDFFKEQYFINNTLGNFDRNGDGEEDSSYIFRITGTNILDPREQIGLEGTLTLSSGDGLVQVPYYSTDMVSDLVERINRSGSEVAAYLDQNNKLVLKGMTSLDKENPDFVIRHIEDSGRFLAGYSGVLSQAGPEGAYDWGRTNAVDVLAGAQYAVSPIAHPSGWMEMNPVIKSDIQNIAAGYKGPEGVAYPGDNRAALAIAAIRNTPVMVGRSATFDDFFADTVTEIGLKGEQAEMTLNTQIAIVKELHDMRDSVSGVNIDEELSDIIKFQHGYNASARFVSVINEMIDTVINRLGV